One genomic window of Halanaerobium saccharolyticum subsp. saccharolyticum DSM 6643 includes the following:
- a CDS encoding DUF3100 domain-containing protein, with translation MAKNKEKQAEIRQGNDFNSFLKLFISVLLIVAATELFGTKTFKLGPGQVVLLPMLFAVIIGMLITPDLLGSKIKALKKVISMQEVENAGTYVMIALLPLGVKYGTLVGPNIVEVVKAGPAFLLQELGNLGTIFIALPLALLLGMKREAVGATASISREPTLGVIGEKYGISSPEGTGVLGTYLMGTVFGTIFFGLLGGISAATGLHPLALAMASGMGSGSMMAAASGALAESVPAMKDEILAYAATSNMLTGVTGLYSVIFLGLPLVNFLYDKLSPILSKKDRGDE, from the coding sequence ATGGCAAAAAATAAAGAAAAGCAAGCAGAAATTAGGCAGGGAAATGATTTTAATTCTTTTTTAAAATTATTTATCTCAGTGCTGCTGATTGTTGCAGCGACTGAGCTTTTCGGCACAAAAACCTTTAAGCTTGGACCTGGTCAGGTAGTCTTACTGCCAATGTTATTTGCTGTGATTATTGGAATGTTAATTACACCTGATCTTTTAGGTAGTAAAATTAAAGCTCTTAAAAAAGTTATTTCGATGCAAGAAGTTGAGAATGCAGGCACATACGTAATGATAGCTTTATTACCTTTAGGAGTAAAATATGGAACCCTTGTAGGACCAAATATTGTGGAAGTAGTAAAAGCTGGACCTGCATTCTTACTGCAGGAGTTAGGTAACTTAGGTACAATATTTATTGCTTTACCTCTGGCTTTGCTTTTAGGAATGAAAAGAGAAGCTGTTGGTGCTACTGCCAGTATTTCCCGCGAACCTACCCTTGGGGTAATTGGAGAAAAATATGGAATTTCATCTCCAGAAGGTACAGGAGTACTCGGTACTTATTTAATGGGAACAGTTTTTGGTACAATTTTCTTCGGCCTTTTAGGTGGTATATCAGCAGCAACAGGTCTTCATCCTTTAGCACTTGCAATGGCAAGTGGAATGGGAAGTGGATCGATGATGGCAGCTGCTTCTGGTGCACTTGCGGAATCAGTACCAGCAATGAAAGATGAAATCTTAGCTTATGCAGCTACCAGTAATATGCTGACTGGAGTAACTGGATTATATTCTGTTATATTCCTGGGACTACCGTTAGTTAATTTCCTTTATGATAAGCTCAGTCCTATTTTGTCCAAAAAAGATAGAGGTGATGAATAA